From Ignavibacteria bacterium, one genomic window encodes:
- a CDS encoding DUF4136 domain-containing protein, whose translation MTKTLLLGLCLATAFLATACGGWDVKTDYDPDITFSTLKTYWISDHTKIPNDILAKEEIVRKRVVAAIEADLNGKGFTKATDEASADLMVLTYAGVKEMVNYSTVGYSYGGYWGYGSPGMYGTQVVENRYSEGTLHIDMFDVKKKMLAWKGQASGALQQARNPEERQAIIHEVVGATLKSFPPKSK comes from the coding sequence ATGACAAAAACACTACTCCTCGGACTTTGTCTTGCAACCGCTTTCCTCGCTACAGCATGCGGTGGTTGGGATGTGAAGACGGATTATGACCCGGACATCACGTTCAGTACGCTCAAGACATACTGGATCTCCGATCACACAAAGATCCCCAACGATATTCTTGCCAAGGAAGAGATCGTTCGCAAGCGGGTTGTTGCTGCCATCGAAGCAGATCTCAATGGCAAAGGATTTACAAAGGCTACAGATGAAGCATCTGCAGACCTCATGGTCCTGACCTACGCCGGCGTAAAGGAAATGGTCAACTACAGCACCGTTGGATACTCTTACGGCGGATATTGGGGATATGGCTCACCTGGCATGTATGGCACGCAGGTGGTTGAGAACCGGTATTCAGAAGGCACACTTCACATCGACATGTTCGATGTGAAGAAGAAGATGCTGGCGTGGAAAGGTCAGGCTTCCGGTGCCCTACAACAAGCACGCAACCCCGAAGAGCGTCAGGCCATCATTCACGAGGTAGTTGGTGCAACGTTGAAGAGCTTCCCGCCGAAGAGTAAGTAA